TGTCAGCAATTGGCTGTGGACGACCAGTGGGCCCTTACTAGACAGGGCTGTGTTCTCTAGTTTGTACAGTCTGCCTGGCTCACTTCATTCCTACACGATTACTGGCATGGCTCCTAAAGGCAGTTAGGTTTCTGACTCCTACTTAGCGAGACAGCTATGGTTTGGGTACTTCAAGAGTACAGCAAATTACATGCTTTATGATGTCATGCGATATGACGTACACTGCATCGCCCATGAAGTGTTCCTGTCCAAGTATTTAACTTCTATCTAACCAAGCCTTTAGATCTGAATTCCTGTTCACAGGGAATAGAGGAATAAGTTATACGCTATCACTAGGAACCAGTCAAATACAGAATACGAGACAGTTTCCAAGATAACTGGCATGATCTGTTAAATAGTCACTGTCATGAAAAAGGGGAAGATACATGCTAGAAAAAAGTGAGATAACAACCAAAATAAACTGTGActggattctctctctctgtcacacacatacacaactacCTGCCCCCCTCttccccaaacaaaaaaacccaaacagctATTTAAAGGCATTTGAGGgcatattttggaaaatgtgattAAGGACTACAGATTAGGTGATACTGAGGCATTAATGTCAATTTTCTGCAGTGTGATAATGGTAATGTAGTTATATAGGAGAACATCTTATTTTTAGGATATGTAATATAGTATTTATGGGTGAAATGTCCTGATACCTGtaatttccaaatgtttcagtcaaaaaatatatatatagttacacACCTCCCCTGCCCAGACAAAGCATATATGgcaatctgtaaaaaaaaaaaatctgaatctagATGGGTGGGTATATGGGTAAATGTAATAGTATTCTTTCACATTTTGGGAAAATTTCGTAAAACAgcaactggtgcagccactgcagaaaacaatatgaaggtttctcaaaaagctaacaatagaactaccatgtgacccagaaattccactcctggatatatatccccaaaaaactaaaacactaatttgaaaaaaatacatgcaccccaatgttcacagcagcattacttaacaactgccaagatatggaaagcaacctaaatgtctatcgacagatgagtggataaaaaagatgtggtatttatatacaatagaatactactcagccataaaaaagaatgaaattgccatttgcagcaacatggatggacttaaaagggcattatgcttagtgaaataagtcagagaaagacaaatactatatgatatcacttgtatgtggaatctaaaaaaaatacaacatagtagtgaatataacaaaaaagaaacatagatatagagaacaaactagtggttatcagtgggggtgggggaggggaaataaaGGGGTGGAGGACTGGGAGGTATAAACTGTTGGGTGTAAAAGGCTATAAGGATGTATTGTACtacacagggaatgtagccaatattttgtagttacTGTAAATAGagtgtaacatttaaaaagtgtattaaaaaacataaaacatgtaaaatctaaaaaacaaaacaaaacaaaacataacaatgATTTACTAATGAAACTGAAATAGAAACACAATTCAAAGCAAAATGCTAACAAAGACACAAAGGCGGTTCTGGTTCAGCATGTACCGTATGATTGTTGATCTTCACATCCTCCTCATACTTGGAGCAGGCGACAGCCCGCTCCTGTCCTTTGATGACTGTCCCATGTCTTGAGTACTCCACGTAGTCTTCAGTCTGAGCTAAAAGCAATTCAGCTGGAGGGGCATCCAGGTGTTCTTGGCCACCATACTAAAAGAACATTGAGCATTATTCAATACACTTTACAGAGATAAGCATTCAAATCTCTACTGAAGGGTTTATTTCCAATCAGAGAGATTAGAGGAATATTCTTCAGGGCTTTGTTGCACAaaacagagtaagaaaaaaaactgcCACCAAATTTCCTTAAGCAAATAAAAGGTATCTCAGTTGCTATTCATCTGCTGAGTGTGGTTGATTACAAAATGGCTATAAAATTCTTCTTATCCTGTGTGCACGCCTATTTGTCACAAGACGTAGCTGCTCCAGCCCCATCTGGGCCTGGCCCTGCTACTTGTTCTGGACCATGGAATACTGGCAAATATGATGTAAGCAAAGACCTGAAAAACAGCTGTGCACTGGGGCACGCTTTTTGTTGCTGGCCTCTGGCACCCTGAGAATGCCACGTAAAGAAGCTGGGCTAGCCTGTCACAGGACGAGAGCCCGCGGGGGCAGGGACGAGCTGCTCCCAGTGAGGCCTTCTCAGGACAGATGAGGTGTCTAGAAACCAGAGTGAGGCCATTCTAGATTATCTAGCTTCAGATGGGCAGGCCCAGATCAGGAGACCCAGCTGACATACAAAATAGTgagaaataagaaatgtttattttaaaccaCGAAGTTGTGAGGCGGTTTGTTTTGCAGCAAAATCTCACTGATACAGCTACAGTGATACTGTGTAGCGATTAGGTCAATGGAAGGAAAGGGCTAATCCTGGTGGATTACAAGAGACTGTGTACTGTATTCCAAATGTAAATCAAATGCGTATTAACTGGTAATTTCTCTTTAAGGAAACTTTTTCCTTAGCAGTTTGGCCAAAATTACCTTTTCCAGGATGCTCTCTTTCTGCTGCTCTTTGAAGTCTTCTTTCTTGACCTTGAAGGACTTATACAGCAGCTCTAGTTTTGTTGGATCAGCTTGAAGATGCACTTCAGAGCCCTTGTCATAGGCTTCCCAGGCAAACACTGGAGTAATTAAAAATATCGTAATGAGTTGTCAGCTACTTTACTGCACGCTTCTTCAAAACAGGCTTTAAAAACTGCCCCCCAAGTTTCTTATGAGCTGATATAAGACACCTTGATGTAGAGGGGACACTCACACTGCGTCTGAGCCATTGAGATGGTATCACCTGTGTATCTGACAAAGTTATCCCCCGCGTAGCTCACTCTGtgaagataaattaaaaacaaattgtttcAGAGATTTATGTCTTTTCTAACCCTACCACAGATGATGCTCATTTTCATTCAGATCACGTTAGATGAGTAAAAACTCCCCTCCTTCACCTTGAAATCTATACATTCAGCTGGATACTTACTCATCTGGATTCTTTCCTGCATTGGCATAGGGATTCTCTCTCATCGCTCTAGTTTTGGGATCATAGTAGGCAGAATTTGGATCTAAATTCCGCAAgtactagaaggaaaaaaaaatgttttaagactgAGTTAATGTTTACTTCCATCAAAGAAGATTTCAGCAGCCTGACTGGCAGGAGTCAGCTAAATACGTGTAGCATGCCTGGGGTACAGCTGAAGAGAGAAAGCCCCAGAATGATACCTAACCTTGGAATGACTGGAAAGTACATTAAGTTGGCAAGGCTTACTTTTGCAATATCTTCTCGAATCCTGAGATTCCGGACAGTGATTCGTCTCTTGGAGTCAAAATTCTGTCCAGGCATGTCAATATCATCTGCGTATTTATCTTCATCCTCATCTTCACTATTATGATCTTTTTcctaaaagaggaagagagggtaaaaaatttgaagaaaaaaagagcagcaTCCAGTTCTTGTTTTCCCTTTAACCAAATGCTTACTCATtgtgttctttgtttgtttggtttgttcatttgaggaggtggtaattaggtttatttatttcatggaggtactggggattgaacccaggacctcgtacatgcaaagcacgtgctctaccactgagccacaccctccccctcacTGTGTTCTTTAAACCTATTATTATTGTGAATTatatattattgttaatattagccatcagaaattttaaaatttaataatttaaagggCATAGATTTACTACCGTCTGAGAATTTGgttcctcttctccccactggtgTTTTGGAGAATTCTGCatcatgaaagaaggaaaagcatcTGTAATTTTATTCCACTGAAACTACTGATTAtttaacactttaaaaacagAGTTGAAATAAGTTAAACTTAACTGaacaaattcttttatttctcatgtGTAGTGAGCATGTAAGTTTTGAATACAATTTTGTTATTGTGAATAGTTATTAGAGCGTCTACAAATCCAGGATTTTCATTGATAGAATTATAATCACAAGAAGGTAATTAAGGTGATCAATtcttaaatattcatttcatatgTGTTCATCTTCAGATACAACATTTTCATTAAACTTCACTATCTTTCCATTAAGGCCAAAAAGGAAAGTTACGAGGATCATTACACTttcaggaatttatcctaaatCAGTAATATGTCTATTATATGAAGATATACGTACAAGAATCTACTTTATGATACAGataactgagaaaaaaacaaatcaatgagACAACTGGTTATATAAACTACTACACTCAATAAACAATGACCAACCATAAAAGTGATTCTCTCCAACGGGCAGAAAAATATGTatactttgcttcttttttttcttaaaaaaaaagagggaaagatggGAATAAGATTAcatatttgtgtttgtttgtatTTACACAAACTCTGAAGGGATCTGCAAGAAAAAACGGTTATGGGGGGTGAGGTTTAGAAATAGAGTAgatggaggcaggggtgggagacTTTTCACTGCACATCtatcttaaattattttgacTGGTAAATTATGtgactttatataaaaatgaatgatgttATAGACCTACAtttagagatacagagaacaagtcCTCATTGCACTACATATTGTTTAATTGAAAGAGCAGGtgataaatgaatatgtaaaagTGAATCCATTTAAAAAACGTATTATAAGCACACACACAGTACACGTGAGGGGGTGGACCAGGACACCAAAAGACCTACTTCAAAATGCGAACAGTTAACACagggtatttttcttctttataattttctctctttgtttctatgttaccttcaaaattagaaatgtcttcttaaaagtaatttttggaGTTCTCACAAATTGCTAGTTCAACAAAGGACACTTATACTGCTATACAGACAGCTAATCTCTATAGTAGATATGACTCTACTATATGTAGTTAATCTTAATATCCAAATGGGCAAAATTCATCACTCCTTTACATACATTTAAGTAAACCTACTGGGGAATTAACTGTAATATATTTACAATAAACAATATggcaaaaaagagaaacagacccttttcctttttccagaatTGGTAATGTTTAATAACAATCACAAAATTAGCTACCAATGACCAAGTGATCACTTCTGTGATGTGCTaagccttggggtgggggtggtaggtgttcttctctctgctttagagatgataaactgaggctcagagaggcaaagtaatCTTTCCAGAACCATCTAGCTAGCCAGGGGCACAGCTGGATTTTAACATCATCTGTTAACTTGTGCTTTGAACCTGCTGGGTAGGCAGCCCCTATCACTGCTTACTTGGTGATTAACTGACCGACTTGGTGATTAACTCACTGAGTTCTGCTTGCTTTGCAATTATACTTGCTAAGAGCCCCCTTTAGAAATTTAAACtccaaaatgtttattatttacttatgcTATGAATTTGTTAAAAAGAGACTTTCTTAACTCTAATAAGCATAATATATTTTAGCTAATAagttgactaaaaaaaaaaacaaagaaaagaaacctgtctgcaatacatctttttttttttgtttgaaaaatgtttttacccAGCTATATAATTATTACATGTTCATTATGGAAAATGTaggaaatactaaataaataaataaataaataaaaagaaaaaaaatcactaattctACATTGAATGAGAACtggtattttgattttcttccctgTATGGTCATACTGTGATATTATGTGTCATTAAAATATAGGTATTGTCCAGTGTTGTTACTAAGTCTTGATAAAAGCCATTTTAAAGGGTCTGCAACAGTCTATCAAGCAGACGAAGGACAGCTCACTTCACCAATTCCCTACTAAACCTTCAATTTCttgctattgtaaaaagtgctgcaatgaacatctttgtgcagCATGATTTTTCTGAATACTAACAAATTTTTAGGATGGATGGATCACCAATTTAATTCCAGAAAAcgtatataaatgtttttatggCAATATTCTCTCCAAAATGATAGCATTAATTTATAGTCCCATGAACCCTTTGAGTGTCAATTTTACTCTTTCCCCTCAATAGAACTTCCGTCTCTCTAAAATCTTTTCTAACTGGAgagatataaaatgaatttttgtttcactgtttaattttgtttactaagagtctgaatttttaaaaaaatgatcattttattaCTTACAGCTTGTTCTACTAATTTTCCTGAAGCCAATTCTTCTTGGAGTTTCTGGGCTTTCAATGTTCGTTTTgcctaagaaaaaaagaagaaacatttgaaatttacTTACAATATTCAAAggaacatttaatttttacatacataaaatgaaCGTTTATTGTTTTCAGAAAAGGTCACTGGACAAAGTAATTTCTTATAGCTCTAGAACTCTGGCGCCTATAAAACAGGAGTTACTGACTCTTCCAGGCAGGCCCAGATTACCATagatgataaatataaaattcagatttttatgtgaaatcccATGGTCTTAAATATtaactctactttaaaaaaagaggcagtgtttttaaaaactaggagTGTGTAGATGAAATCATAACAGAAAAAACTGaggttaaattaaaataaaattccatcttCTGAAACAAGTTACCTTATGCTCCCTTCTACCACCCTGAAATGCTATGAGACAGCCATAAACAGACCCACAGGGAAGACACAGTCTGGGGGCCAAGAGTTTATAACCCCAGAAAGCTGAAAGTTTTGGACACTAAACTGTTCTCATGCTTCCAATATTTTCTGCAACCTAAGTCAGGGAGTAAAGGACAatgtaagaatgaaataaaaagaaatgaaataaaagaaataaaaagaattgccAGACAAGGCTAGCACACTATTTATTTCACTATCCAAGCAGGTTTACTACCACgacaataataaaaatgccatCATTTTTATACTGCTTGAAGAGCTGCTGAATTAGAGATCCAGCAAAACGTACATTCTTTCAGGGTGGCAGGAAAGCAGCGAATGGTGCTCACCAGATCAACTTTGGCATATTCTTCTACAATTTTCATGTGTTCTTCTGGATTGTAGCCGTTCCACCGATCCCTCTTGCCATCGTAGTCAAACATCAGCTGAGGCTGCACGTGTTCATCTGGAGCTATATTAGTACCTGTAAATTTTGCTCCAACTCGCCGAGGCCTCTGGAAAACAAAGTAAGATTAAAAATCTTCCTAAGTACCTGTAGCCTAGAGGAAAATTTCATGTCCTCTTTACAGAGCGTGTGTGAACAGACCATGGGTGTGAATGGTTTACTCAATTATCAGTTAGTCTTCCAGCAAAAAATGTTCATGATGCTGAACTAATTTCACtcccattaatttttatttcacttgtacCTAAATTTAGGTAACTTCAGCAAAACAGAATTAAGCTCTCTGACTGGAACAAAGAAAGAGACTCTCTGACAACAGCTTCCAAAATTCTCAACACTGGACTTACCTCAAAGCATTCTTTCTTCTTGTGTGTCATGGCTCCACAGTTTTCACATGCTCCTTTGCGGTACTTAGTAGTTATGGAATTCTATAAACggacagaaagaaagcaaagcaaatgttttatttatctgaataaattagaaataacttCGGCTCTCATTACTGTATTGATTAGTGAAGTGATTCGTTAAGAGGAAAATCAGTTAGACTCTCTAcacttttataaatgagaaagttTAAGGACTTCagcaatataaaatgtataaaagaaaagacagaagctAAAGTTGTACATGCTGTGAATTTTAATGCCAGATAAAAGGTCATGCAATCTGTTTCTACTTTACATAGTACCACATTAAAGGGGCTCCTATTAAGTTCTTAAAGTAAAATCCCCGTCTCCACACGCACAGGCAGGCTGCCCACACACCTCTCTGACACCCCGCTTGTACCATTCCCCAGATGTGCTGTATTGCTTCTGCTTCTCAGGCTGTGGTCTCTGGTGCTTTAAAGTAGGTCTTTTTGATGGATCAATATACCATGGCACTGAAGAAATATACTGAGGAATATGAGGATTGATGTCTCTgtaataaagtaaatttttttttacagaatgaGGTTGAAAAACAATTGATATTACAATTACAAAGGTAGTCTATACAGAATCTAAGAACAGAGATACtaaagtgggggaggggcaaaatatGCTTGCTGTCTCTacaatgtaataaaaaaataaagaaagtaatttatattAGAGTGAAAAAAAGTCTGACAAAAGAACTAAGAATAGTGACATAACTGAAGGGGGAGGAGAGATGAAGGAAGGCAGGGGTCTATGTTGGTGAGATTAATGGATGCTCAAGCTGCACAGCTGGGCctctggatctgtggtttggaatctgcagattcaaccaccAGTGGATTGCAGAGTGTtacatgtactttaaaaaaaaaatatgagtataaggggacccacacagttcaaacctgtattgttcaagggtcaactatagtCACTGTGTAGAGGAGGACACGAAGTGGGAAGAACTGAAAAGGACTGTAGCTATTCCTTACAAGCCCTTCATTATTATTTGATTTCTAAAGCTTATACACGGAGtggggagcatatagctcagtggcagagcactatgcttagcatgcacaaggtcctgggttcaatccccagtacctctgttaaaataaacaaacaaacctaattacctcccccctccaaaaacaaaaagaaagaaagcaagcttaTAGGTAGGagtttgataaaataaataaaaacaaaaatgatgtgtGGTAAAGATGGCTTCTTTCAAATCATACCATAAAGCAAAGGATGAGAAATTGGTAAACTCAGTACAcatgaatttgaattttgaatgaaCAGATCTTGCAAAAAATTAAAGTACTCACTTTCCTTCTTCATCGACTTCTGCAGGGGCATTACCCAGTTTTCGCTGTTCTTCTAGctccttcttctttctccagtcctCTCTCGTCATCTTCTTTGGTTCCTCCAAACTCATTTCTTTGGACCCCGACAGGGGGGCAGCGTTCACTGTATCCACAGCTGCGGCCGACATGGTTATGTGGCCTCCtctatgaaaaggaagaaatatctGTTAGTATAAACGAGGCCTTCACAGATTCACGAGGGAAACTATCAAAAGTACACCCTAATAACACATTATACAGAATGTTTCATACATTCTTATTCTTTCATAGTATCTGCAAGGGGAAGGTCTCTTACCCCTCCACAAAAGTCTCTGAACTGCTCCAGTTTTTCTCTCAACTCTAATTTACAAATGGAGAGAGacatacacatgtatttaatttattgggtttttttttggttattgttgttgtcatttgtttgtttttgttttggggggggaggtaagttggtttgtttatttactaatttattttaatggaggtactggggattgaacccaggaccttgtgcatgctaagcacacactctaccactgagctataccctcccactccatatacatgtatgtaaaatTTCGTAAGACTCCCTGTCATATAGATTTCCCAATTCCTCTCTTTTTATGTGtgtctaaacttttttttttttaaccacactCACCCTTAATGAGTACATAGGGTCTTATCTCTGTTCCTCTTAAAGGCTGAATGTTTTAGGAATTATCTGTATTCATTATatctatttcctcatctttacCTCCTTCCTCAATCACTCTGATTTAGTTTCCATTCCCCACCAGTCCAAAGATACGACTGAGCTATCAATGTACTAGGTTCTCTGGacatttttctgttctgttctactTAAATGTCTCAGAGAAACCTGAACTCAACAAATCTTAATTCAAATTCATGATCTCCTCTATGAAATCTTCCACTGTTCCCTCTCTTGATGAAAGACACTACTTTCCACCCCTTTATGTAAGTGGTCCAGCTGACTTGCACATCTATTTCATCACTAAGTATTGTTATTTTCACCTTCTGAATATCAAAACTTCTACTCTCAATAACCTTAATGCTATTACTTTTTTCCTACCAGTCTCTTCTGATTCCCTCCAATCAGATAACCACGCTGCAGtgttaaaacacaaatctgaaaATATGTTCCACTACCCAAGTTTAAAACCCTCCAATGCAGCAAGCACTGTCCAAGAAAAATATAACGCCAGCCCcatatgtcattttaaatattctgtacTCTTacgaagaaaataaaaagaaacaggtaaaaattACTTTTGCAATATTTAACCCAATTATAGCCAacatattatcatttcaatacaagaaaaaataaacagtctTTAAAATCCGATATGGAATTTACATGTATTCAGACTAGCCAACATTTCCAGTGCTTAAGAACCACAAGCAGCTAATAGCTACTATACTGGACAGTCAGCGCCAACGGCATCTTACTATTCTCACTTTAAAAACCACCAGAGACACAGTCCTGGTCTGACTGGACACAAGCACCACGTCTGAGGCCTAGGACGGCGTCTTCCTTCTCGGTCCCCGGTGCCCGTTCCCCGTTCCCTTCTCAGCCTGGCGTTGATTAACGCCGTGAGGATTATCTGTAATAATTAGGAGCCGCTGGCCCACTTCCTGGGGTTCTCCACTGTCACCGTCTTCCCCTCCCCAAGCTGTCACAATATTTCCTTACCAAGTCCAGCCGCTGCTGACCCCCAGACAGCCAGATGAATCCAACCAGCAATGTTTACTTCCTGACTTTCCTCCTTTTCCCGGCAGACACTGCGGCACATGCGCACTAGGAACACCTCGGGTTTCAGGCTAGTTACGACGCTAGTCTCGCGAGATCTCGAGCTGCGCCTATTTCTCTGCTTCGGGTCCGCATGAGTGGATTAGGTTTGAGCATCTTGTTTTCCGGTCTGTAAGTTTCAACTGTTGttccttaaacaaaacaaacaaaaatttagtaCCGAAAACAGGTAACAGTTTAAGCTTAGTTAGAGCGCTACGAAATGAATGGGGAAATGCGTGAAgttaaaaaagcaattaaaattaatattaattagtaGCCAGATAGTGTAACACCCTGGGGACGTGGCAAATAGAAAGTGTCTTTCTGTCCTCGAATTTACATCATACAGAGTGAGAGAGACACTAAGTTATTCAAACAGATTATAACTCTAGAAAGTCGCTATGAAGGGAATACCAGATGCTAGGAGAAAGTAAGGTCCTATTCAGTAATTGTGATACCTCGCCTCAAAGTggtattatattttacattaagaggaaaaaaatactataaaacgATTTccactgtgggaaaaaaataatacccaTGACATCTCAACCTTCCTTTAAagtataatatgaaataaaatcctGGAAAATAACTAGTAATTTTGGAGCAGAGTTTtccgttttgtgtgtgtgtgtgtgtgtgtgtgcgtgcgccaACTGTTctggtcaca
The sequence above is a segment of the Camelus ferus isolate YT-003-E chromosome 3, BCGSAC_Cfer_1.0, whole genome shotgun sequence genome. Coding sequences within it:
- the SLU7 gene encoding pre-mRNA-splicing factor SLU7, whose translation is MSAAAVDTVNAAPLSGSKEMSLEEPKKMTREDWRKKKELEEQRKLGNAPAEVDEEGKDINPHIPQYISSVPWYIDPSKRPTLKHQRPQPEKQKQYSTSGEWYKRGVRENSITTKYRKGACENCGAMTHKKKECFERPRRVGAKFTGTNIAPDEHVQPQLMFDYDGKRDRWNGYNPEEHMKIVEEYAKVDLAKRTLKAQKLQEELASGKLVEQANSPKHQWGEEEPNSQTEKDHNSEDEDEDKYADDIDMPGQNFDSKRRITVRNLRIREDIAKYLRNLDPNSAYYDPKTRAMRENPYANAGKNPDEVSYAGDNFVRYTGDTISMAQTQLFAWEAYDKGSEVHLQADPTKLELLYKSFKVKKEDFKEQQKESILEKYGGQEHLDAPPAELLLAQTEDYVEYSRHGTVIKGQERAVACSKYEEDVKINNHTHIWGSYWKEGRWGYKCCHSFFKYSYCTGEAGKETANSEERIINDTTGEESVKKPQTLMEMHQEKLKEKKKKRKRKHRKSSSESNDEEKKHDKLKKALNAEEARLHQVKEMMQLDERKRPYNSIYETQEPTEEEMEAYRMKRQRPDDPMASFLGQ